Proteins co-encoded in one Apis mellifera strain DH4 linkage group LG15, Amel_HAv3.1, whole genome shotgun sequence genomic window:
- the LOC113218516 gene encoding pollen-specific leucine-rich repeat extensin-like protein 2, producing MMLATYNCGCPPPSKLPCSPCCETANPEKISSSKNPADCLESSCCQKRPLTPVVPPPQPKIEEPPPCCPVKPSSMYEFERPSKLRSDIEEKGLPYKQMEVMINNNKVVLRTQKEYKKPEFDPPCDCVEDAQPKVEEEDEFDKPQVPGSRTVTLYPKAKVGEVVEGNSKKKDEAHKEKCEKEENPNLFMFKMKKISDVGDKEVQIDFHFRVARPWSLQKRKEIEDQIKMWEKPLEPAVVKEEAKKVKITKPSKSIKKKKKK from the coding sequence ATGATGTTAGCCACTTACAATTGCGGATGCCCGCCACCGTCGAAACTTCCATGCTCGCCTTGCTGCGAAACGGCAAATCCCGAAAAGATATCGTCCTCCAAAAATCCTGCCGATTGCCTCGAAAGCTCCTGTTGCCAGAAACGCCCGTTGACCCCTGTCGTCCCTCCTCCTCAGCCGAAGATAGAAGAGCCACCGCCATGTTGCCCCGTGAAGCCTTCAAGTATGTACGAATTCGAGAGGCCTAGCAAACTTCGCTCGGACATCGAGGAGAAGGGTTTACCGTACAAGCAGATGGAAGTTATGATCAACAACAACAAAGTGGTGCTAAGAACCCAGAAGGAGTACAAGAAGCCGGAATTCGATCCGCCGTGCGACTGCGTCGAGGACGCGCAACCGAAAGTGGAAGAGGAGGACGAGTTCGACAAGCCCCAGGTACCCGGCAGTAGGACGGTCACGCTGTACCCGAAGGCGAAGGTCGGCGAGGTCGTCGAGGGGAACTCGAAGAAGAAGGACGAGGCGCACAAGGAAAAAtgcgagaaggaggagaatcCGAATTTATTCATGTTCAAGATGAAGAAGATATCGGACGTGGGCGATAAGGAGGTTCAAATAGACTTTCATTTCAGGGTGGCCAGGCCTTGGTCACTGCAGAAGCGCAAGGAGATAGAGGATCAGATAAAGATGTGGGAAAAGCCTTTGGAGCCTGCGGTGGTGAAGGAAGAGGCGAAGAAAGTGAAGATTACAAAACCGAGTAAATcgattaagaagaagaagaagaagtga
- the LOC100578592 gene encoding uncharacterized protein LOC100578592 — protein sequence MYVCPPMPPAPCPPDCPPPKPRDAPKKYFREIGTAMVGNQLIIRVERQRGKAKKLKDWDPPCDCDVEIVRPTSKEGPKILRGADNNRILFRVERSETSKEEDQDSGQTISYEVGECKGGPKTNDQCRTFTIYPVFNGTGVQQIHTDRVTEGNENVFMLRMKKKNDSSIEQPRKNIELEVRTPKPPTPPPEKLEKPLVVDEDCVKLVTKEEVPEIEPKPEVKKKIKKKKKK from the exons ATGTACGTCTGCCCCCCGATGCCACCCGCACCCTGCCCACCGGATTGCCCACCCCCAAAGCCTCGAGACGCGcccaagaaatattttcgtgaGATTGGAACGGCCATGGTCGGGAATCAATTGATAATTCGCGTGGAAAGGCAGAGGGGGAAGGCGAAGAAGCTGAAAGATTGGGATCCTCCGTGCGATTGCGACGTGGAGATAGTGAGGCCGACGAGCAAGGAGGGGCCCAAGATATTGAGGGGTGCCGACAATAATCGGATCCTGTTTCGCGTCGAACGATCGGAGACCTCGAAGGAGGAAGATCAAGATTCGGGACAAACTATTTCTTACGAG GTCGGCGAGTGCAAAGGAGGCCCGAAGACGAACGATCAATGCAGAACGTTCACCATTTACCCCGTATTTAACGGTACCGGGGTACAGCAGATACACACGGATCGCGTGACCGAAGGGAATGAGAATGTGTTCATGttgagaatgaaaaagaagaatgactCGTCGATCGAGCAGCCGAGAAAGAACATAGAACTGGAGGTGAGGACACCGAAACCGCCAACGCCTCCCCcggaaaaattggagaaaccCTTGGTCGTGGACGAAGATTGCGTGAAACTCGTCACAAAGGAGGAAGTACCGGAGATTGAGCCGAAGCcggaagtaaaaaaaaagataaaaaagaagaagaagaaatga
- the LOC100576262 gene encoding uncharacterized protein LOC100576262, with translation MQQSMKYNLSKSRNSSKKPVEIRNKQDNNPSSSIHRSKSNVTMNRDKNRRTSKNKARLSAKLQSDTKIPSDERLSIETMRNWDLEEKAKMSEASQTAEARSAVVMEYSTVQKIVQILDNEEDILATKMAMKELNSKPVIEEKKPTVEILNEPQFELVQALPEFETMPEEHTYIN, from the exons ATGCAACAGAGTATGAAGTACAATTTATCCAAATCGAGGAACTCGTCGAAGAAACCCGTCGAAATTCGAAACAAGCAGGATAATAACCCCTCGAGTTCTATCCATCGAAGCAAATCGAATGTGACTATGAACCGTGACAAAAATAGGAGAACTTCGAAGAACAAAGCGAGATTGAGCGCCAAGCTTCAGTCGGACACCAAGATACCTAGTGATGAAAGATTATCCAT agaaaCGATGAGAAATTGGGATCTCGAGGAGAAGGCGAAGATGTCAGAGGCATCGCAAACAGCAGAAGCAAGATCGGCGGTGGTGATGGAATATTCAACTGTGCAAAAAATTGTCCAAATTTTGGACAACGAGGAAGACATTTTGGCCACCAAGATGGCCATGAAAGAGCTCAATTCTAAACCGgttattgaagaaaagaaaccgaCAGTAGAGATATTAAATGAGCCACAGTTTGAATTAGTTCAAGCTTTACCCGAGTTCGAGACAATGCCTGAAGAACatacatatatcaattaa
- the LOC409740 gene encoding alpha-tocopherol transfer protein-like, with product MTLLPPTAEQQKRINEEVSTDPETRKRDVAAIRDWLSKQPHLPNHMDDTRLERFLFGCKNSIERCKLILERYFSVRTAIPEFFAVRDPLAREIQECCEAIQYFILPSLTDEGYRVTILRLKDSTIDKFSIQTISRRILMVLDTRLIEEQCLSNIMVIDLEGFGVVHFTKCSPTQSIVRKAMLAMQDSMPLRLHRVHFLHAPAFIENILNIFYPLLKVRLVQKFRIHTGGGEELHSYMNKDILPNEWGGKAGTLDELNGAWKKKIEKNRDWFLREEKLSRTNENARLPESKTRILKELEGLQGSFRQLNID from the exons ATGACGTTGTTACCACCGACGGCAGAACAGCAGAAACGGATAAACGAGGAGGTTTCGACAGATCCAGAAACGAGGAAACGCGATGTGGCTGCCATACGTGATTGGCTCTCGAAACAACCTCATCTACCTAATCATATGG acGATACGAGGCTCGAGAGATTTCTGTTTGGCTGCAAAAATAGTATAGAGAGATGCAAATTGATTTTGGAACGATATTTTAGTGTACGTACCGCAATTCCAGAATTTTTTGCCGTTCGAGATCCACTTGCACGAGAAATTCAAGAATGCTGCGAAGCaat ccaatattttattttaccatCATTAACGGACGAAGGATACCGGGTGACTATTTTACGATTAAAGGACAGTACcatagataaattttctattcagaCCATCTCTAGAAGGATTCTTATGGTCCTGGATACTCGTCTGATAGAAGAACAATGTCTATCAAATATTATGGTAATCGATCTCGag GGATTTGGTGTGGTTCATTTTACGAAATGCAGTCCAACTCAAAGTATTGTTCGTAAGGCAATGTTGGCAATGCAAGATAGCATGCCATTACGACTTCATAGAGTTCATTTTCTTCACGCTCCTGCattcatagaaaatattctaaatatattttatcctttattGAAAGTTCGACTTGTTCAAAAA ttTCGTATTCACACTGGAGGTGGTGAAGAATTGCACTCTTATATGAACAAAGATATACTTCCAAATGAATGGGGTGGGAAAGCAGGCACTTTGGATGAGTTGAAtg gtgcgtggaaaaagaaaattgaaaaaaacagAGACTGGTTTTTGCGAGAGGAAAAGCTTagtcgaacgaacgaaaatgCTAGACTTCCAGAATCAAaaacgagaattttaaaagaattggaaGGATTACAAGGTTCTTTTagacaattaaatattgattaa